In the Flavobacterium sp. J372 genome, one interval contains:
- a CDS encoding T9SS type A sorting domain-containing protein, whose protein sequence is MKAILKLLVLFIFVQANSQNLLQNPGFEGSYGISGDNNGCAPGYTFNPNWSATPSPSEVQFSKETTNYHSGQAAQKAVITNVNEYCHFSQHISITGNRILKASLWVKASTAMTINFGLRTRLTGYPYVAMQTFTIVPSSTWQKIEVIGSICTGTYTQSDIDFQVSFDKNTNGTLYMDDASVTDITNTFEELPELLSNPDMEGFYSSQADETFGCAPHYFYNPAWGPSSTNVLFSREASIKKSGDFSQKAVITGNVNEYCFFQQGVKLRPHRTYKASVWIKLHSGDANDVVLMLKERQTNTVIASKPFLIKSANGWTLIEITGTTQQLISNPNGSFNADFIINLKDNGPFTTTYYIDSASLKDITDTKYVLPNLIKNGEFNGPYGTTGEYAGCAENYYYNPDWNGTPATVSRGENIYLPHSAPSCQQIIITNPIPSYCYFAQGFKIDQNRKLKAELWVRPEENITIELMFRSRKSGNKKIGEKTFILTGGSGWQKLEITGSTGTDVNNISVNNIDFFINFKSAGNICFDDAYVTDITDVMIPAETEQKLLNIDFEGAFKTNGIAENFDYNPQAPNSTPSTVYFSKDTTYPHSGASCQKIQVTEFNKQMHFYQNIANVTGQRIFKATAWVRSTCAETAEIEFTLRKSSANYEVISSSRTLKVGTEWQKIEITGGFGTIVSGSYDVNFFINFRSTGILYLDDVSVIDVTDEINNRQVQQPFTAIPASYFGMHIHKAQDSIWPNIGFGMLRLWDTGTKWSELEQQKDTFINNRLNTYINLRNTKDTLCDIMLTLGSPASWASFQGDEFTKDGISYDFYKSVDKNKLQDWKDYIQYYANNYKQIKYWEIWNEVEHFFTEEGEDRLTLVELAEAAYDIIKAADPNNVVLSPNFTTSLAASEFLYKSKGKKCFDVFSFHSYYYDKSPELEIGFWYGFREMLDANGMTDIPLFNTEGAQIKGFDSISGNYQEREGSVSRAYILQWAYGISNFNWYYWEPYVDGDDDWSKYGTVLSKNDSNSKATIFTRAGEAYATTASWLKGKVMFNKQIDTNGNWIISLYNPQTANDEFIVWNPNNNSSTYNAPVGYISERLTTETTGANIGFSPTLFKLGSSFTGRKIENQSKNTDSVLISSELFVYPNPADDHLIISNTTDRNFKAILFDVVGKTVMQNISITNGQNRINLPDLTQGIYFLKITMGQEIIKTEKIVVR, encoded by the coding sequence AGAATCCAGGATTTGAAGGGTCATATGGTATTTCCGGAGATAATAATGGTTGTGCACCCGGCTATACATTTAATCCAAACTGGTCTGCGACTCCTAGTCCTAGCGAGGTTCAGTTCAGTAAAGAGACGACAAATTATCATAGCGGACAAGCAGCCCAAAAGGCAGTTATAACAAATGTGAATGAATATTGTCATTTTTCCCAGCATATATCCATTACAGGTAACCGTATCCTAAAGGCCAGTTTGTGGGTAAAGGCCAGTACGGCTATGACCATCAATTTTGGCTTGAGAACAAGGTTGACAGGCTATCCATATGTCGCTATGCAAACTTTTACAATAGTACCAAGCAGCACGTGGCAAAAAATTGAGGTGATAGGCAGTATTTGTACAGGGACATACACACAATCAGATATTGACTTCCAGGTCTCTTTTGATAAAAATACCAATGGTACGCTCTATATGGATGATGCGTCAGTAACAGATATAACTAATACATTTGAAGAATTGCCTGAACTCCTTTCCAATCCGGATATGGAAGGTTTTTACAGTTCACAAGCAGATGAGACATTTGGATGCGCTCCGCATTACTTTTATAATCCTGCATGGGGGCCTTCAAGTACCAATGTACTTTTTTCACGTGAAGCTTCTATAAAAAAATCAGGTGATTTTAGCCAAAAGGCTGTTATAACAGGAAATGTAAATGAATATTGTTTTTTTCAGCAAGGCGTAAAACTTCGGCCTCATCGTACTTACAAGGCATCAGTATGGATAAAACTTCACTCCGGCGACGCTAATGATGTTGTTTTAATGCTTAAAGAAAGGCAAACCAATACTGTAATTGCTAGTAAACCTTTTTTAATAAAGTCAGCTAATGGCTGGACATTAATTGAAATTACAGGAACTACACAACAGTTAATATCAAATCCGAACGGTAGCTTTAATGCTGATTTTATCATAAACCTTAAAGATAATGGGCCATTTACAACCACATATTACATTGACAGTGCGTCATTAAAAGATATTACTGACACCAAGTATGTACTTCCAAACCTAATAAAAAATGGTGAATTTAATGGGCCATATGGTACAACGGGCGAATATGCGGGCTGTGCTGAAAACTATTATTATAATCCTGATTGGAACGGAACACCCGCAACAGTGAGTCGCGGAGAAAATATTTATTTACCCCATTCAGCCCCATCTTGCCAGCAAATTATTATTACTAATCCAATACCTTCATATTGCTACTTCGCCCAAGGCTTCAAAATTGATCAAAATCGTAAACTCAAAGCTGAACTGTGGGTACGGCCTGAAGAAAATATTACAATTGAATTGATGTTTCGTTCGCGTAAGTCAGGGAATAAAAAAATTGGTGAAAAAACATTTATTCTGACAGGAGGTTCGGGTTGGCAGAAACTTGAAATTACCGGGAGTACGGGAACGGATGTTAATAATATCAGTGTAAATAATATTGATTTTTTTATAAACTTTAAATCTGCAGGAAATATATGTTTTGACGATGCATATGTCACGGATATTACAGATGTAATGATTCCGGCAGAGACAGAGCAAAAATTACTGAATATTGATTTTGAAGGTGCATTTAAAACAAATGGTATTGCAGAGAATTTTGATTATAATCCGCAGGCACCTAATTCAACCCCATCAACAGTTTATTTCAGCAAGGATACCACCTATCCGCATAGCGGAGCATCGTGTCAAAAAATCCAGGTAACAGAGTTTAATAAACAAATGCATTTCTACCAGAATATTGCCAATGTGACAGGACAGCGAATTTTTAAAGCTACAGCATGGGTGCGATCTACCTGTGCAGAAACCGCAGAAATTGAATTTACCTTACGAAAGAGTTCTGCAAATTATGAAGTAATATCTTCTTCCAGAACTTTGAAAGTAGGCACAGAATGGCAGAAAATTGAAATCACAGGTGGTTTTGGCACCATTGTGAGCGGAAGTTACGATGTAAATTTCTTTATAAACTTCAGGTCAACCGGAATTTTATATCTTGATGATGTTTCTGTAATTGATGTAACGGATGAAATCAATAACCGTCAGGTACAACAGCCTTTTACCGCAATACCGGCAAGTTATTTTGGAATGCATATACATAAAGCACAGGATAGCATATGGCCTAATATAGGGTTTGGAATGTTAAGGCTATGGGATACAGGGACAAAATGGAGTGAACTTGAGCAACAGAAAGATACATTTATTAACAATAGACTTAATACTTATATCAACTTAAGAAACACCAAAGACACACTTTGCGATATAATGCTTACACTAGGTTCCCCCGCCAGTTGGGCTTCTTTTCAAGGAGATGAATTTACCAAAGATGGTATTTCATACGATTTTTATAAATCTGTAGATAAAAATAAGCTACAGGATTGGAAAGATTATATACAATATTATGCTAACAATTATAAGCAAATAAAATATTGGGAAATTTGGAATGAAGTAGAACATTTTTTTACAGAAGAGGGTGAAGATAGACTTACACTGGTTGAACTTGCAGAAGCCGCTTATGATATAATTAAAGCCGCAGATCCGAATAATGTTGTGCTATCGCCCAATTTTACAACTTCATTAGCAGCAAGTGAATTCCTTTATAAATCTAAAGGCAAAAAATGTTTTGATGTATTTTCCTTTCACAGCTATTATTATGATAAGAGCCCGGAACTTGAAATAGGTTTTTGGTATGGGTTTCGGGAAATGCTTGATGCAAATGGAATGACTGATATACCTCTATTTAATACAGAAGGTGCCCAAATTAAAGGTTTTGATTCTATTTCAGGTAATTATCAAGAAAGAGAAGGGTCTGTCTCAAGAGCCTATATTTTACAATGGGCCTACGGAATTTCTAACTTTAACTGGTATTATTGGGAACCATATGTAGATGGCGATGACGATTGGAGTAAATATGGAACTGTTTTATCTAAAAATGATAGTAATTCAAAAGCTACAATATTCACCCGTGCCGGCGAGGCTTATGCAACAACAGCAAGTTGGCTTAAAGGTAAAGTGATGTTTAATAAACAAATAGATACTAATGGCAATTGGATTATATCACTTTATAATCCTCAGACAGCTAATGATGAGTTTATTGTGTGGAATCCAAATAATAATTCTTCTACATACAATGCACCTGTAGGCTATATATCTGAGAGGCTTACCACTGAAACTACAGGCGCCAATATTGGTTTTTCCCCTACACTTTTCAAGCTAGGGAGTTCCTTTACAGGCAGAAAAATTGAAAATCAGAGCAAAAATACAGATTCTGTTTTAATATCTTCTGAGCTATTTGTATATCCAAATCCGGCAGATGACCATCTTATTATCTCGAATACTACTGACAGAAACTTTAAAGCTATTCTATTTGATGTTGTAGGTAAAACTGTAATGCAAAATATCTCCATTACAAATGGACAGAACAGAATTAACCTTCCGGATTTAACTCAAGGTATTTATTTTCTGAAGATTACAATGGGGCAAGAGATAATCAAAACAGAGAAAATTGTGGTAAGGTAA
- a CDS encoding peptidase M61 has translation MKKFLCAAGLTIALTAYTPALAQAGSNGIKVGINLKDVKDDKVMVTVTPPKVTTETTTYYIPKIVPGTYSDDNYGSFIEGFKAYDTKGKELAVTKPDVNSWKIANAKKLAKITYLVNDTYDTEGQGTHDVFSPAGTNISPNNYMLNNHGFVGYFDGKGEVPYTVSISHPAALWGATSLIDTDASDTNDVFAVARYADLVDNPIMYSKPDYTTFSVEGMDILISVYSPDGKVTAKSITPEMETMMRAQKRFLGPINSTKKYSVLLYLSDLSTNDAKGFGALEHNTSTTVVMPKEMPIDQLKESLKDVVSHEFFHIVTPLTVHSKEIQYFNFNTPKMSEHLWMYEGITEYFANLFQVNQGLITEDDFYKRMAEKIASSKMFDDTMPFTKMSRNVLEAPYKDAYNNVYEKGALIAMCLDIQIRESSGGKRGILDLMQKLSNEYGSSKAFDDSELFNKVVALTYPEVRTFLDTYVAGNTPIPYEQYFSKMGVTKATVTKTGNALIKGQQEAYITANMAGEIILVPDVQDNEFMTTLGLKGGDVLAGVNGTKYDVNNVYDLIMSSMSWKEGEPITIDIKRDGKTQQVKGKIKLPSEQVEGYKATDASKAGIRNAWLKG, from the coding sequence ATGAAGAAATTTCTTTGCGCAGCAGGCCTTACTATAGCCCTTACTGCATACACACCTGCATTGGCACAAGCCGGCAGTAATGGCATTAAAGTTGGCATCAACCTTAAAGATGTAAAAGATGATAAGGTGATGGTAACAGTGACTCCGCCAAAAGTAACTACCGAAACAACCACCTATTACATTCCTAAGATTGTGCCGGGAACGTACAGTGATGATAACTATGGCAGCTTTATAGAAGGTTTTAAGGCTTATGATACAAAAGGGAAAGAACTTGCCGTAACTAAGCCCGATGTAAACTCATGGAAGATTGCCAACGCAAAGAAACTCGCCAAAATAACCTATCTGGTAAACGACACATATGACACTGAAGGCCAAGGCACTCATGATGTGTTTTCACCGGCAGGTACAAATATTTCGCCAAATAACTACATGCTGAACAATCATGGCTTTGTGGGTTATTTTGATGGTAAGGGTGAAGTACCTTACACTGTAAGCATCTCGCACCCGGCAGCGCTTTGGGGCGCAACATCGCTTATTGATACTGATGCCTCAGATACAAATGATGTGTTTGCCGTAGCGCGCTATGCCGATTTGGTTGATAACCCTATAATGTATTCTAAGCCGGATTACACAACCTTTAGCGTTGAGGGTATGGACATACTTATCAGCGTGTATTCACCTGACGGGAAGGTCACTGCAAAATCAATCACTCCAGAAATGGAAACCATGATGCGCGCCCAAAAGCGTTTCCTCGGTCCTATAAACAGCACAAAAAAGTACAGCGTACTGCTTTACCTGAGTGACCTTTCTACTAACGATGCCAAAGGTTTCGGGGCACTGGAGCATAACACTTCAACAACGGTGGTAATGCCTAAGGAAATGCCGATAGACCAGCTGAAAGAATCGCTGAAAGATGTGGTATCGCACGAGTTCTTCCACATTGTAACGCCGCTTACGGTGCATTCAAAAGAAATTCAATATTTCAACTTCAATACGCCCAAGATGAGCGAGCACCTTTGGATGTATGAAGGTATTACAGAATATTTTGCCAACCTCTTCCAGGTAAACCAGGGGCTTATCACAGAAGATGATTTTTACAAAAGAATGGCCGAGAAGATAGCTTCGTCAAAAATGTTTGATGATACAATGCCGTTCACCAAAATGAGCCGCAATGTACTTGAGGCACCATATAAAGATGCTTACAATAATGTATACGAAAAAGGTGCGCTTATTGCCATGTGCCTTGACATACAAATACGTGAAAGCAGTGGCGGCAAGCGCGGCATACTTGACCTGATGCAAAAGCTTTCTAACGAATACGGCAGCAGCAAGGCGTTTGATGACAGTGAGCTTTTCAATAAGGTTGTAGCATTGACATATCCTGAAGTACGCACATTTCTGGACACTTATGTGGCCGGTAACACACCAATACCTTATGAGCAATATTTCAGTAAGATGGGTGTAACGAAAGCAACAGTTACCAAAACCGGCAACGCTCTTATCAAGGGGCAGCAGGAGGCATACATCACCGCAAATATGGCCGGTGAAATTATTTTAGTGCCTGATGTTCAGGATAATGAATTTATGACTACCTTGGGCCTTAAAGGCGGAGACGTGCTTGCAGGGGTAAACGGAACCAAGTACGATGTTAATAATGTATATGACCTAATCATGAGCAGCATGAGCTGGAAAGAGGGTGAGCCTATAACAATTGACATAAAACGCGACGGAAAAACGCAGCAGGTAAAAGGAAAAATAAAGCTGCCCAGCGAGCAGGTAGAAGGCTACAAAGCCACCGATGCATCAAAGGCAGGAATACGGAATGCCTGGCTTAAAGGATAG
- a CDS encoding S9 family peptidase yields MKKLFTLFAFIITATLSAQDIAGTWHGLLKFPGGQLRIDINVTNTGNGYAVTFDSPDQGAKGIPTEQVSFKDNVLTWAIPQAGIRYSGKFENNAIKGTFTQGDGSLPLDFTREAVKVVVKKKPQEPVAPFAYKSEDVTFKNATANVTLAGTLTTPNTAGPHPAVILLTGSGAQNRDEEILGHKPFMVLADYLTRNGFAVLRYDDRGIAESTGDFATATTTDFATDAQAAFTYLKSRKEINIKKIGFAGHSEGGSVAAMAAAANPEVAYIVLIAGSILPGDQQMLLQNYILGKANGMPETELTKLGAINRKVYDVIKQETDLAKMKTKIAAVMNADLKPILLKQGITEPDIAQYIEVQSRELASPWYSAFIKGNPGAALEKVMCPVLAINGSNDLQVEAKANLAAVEKAAAKAGNKNVKVMELQGLNHLMQESKTGKPAEYGDLEQTFSPVALEAIGSWLKTVSKQ; encoded by the coding sequence ATGAAAAAGCTATTTACACTATTTGCCTTTATCATTACCGCAACCCTAAGCGCGCAGGATATAGCCGGAACATGGCACGGCCTGCTTAAATTTCCCGGCGGCCAGCTTCGTATTGATATCAACGTAACCAATACCGGTAATGGTTATGCCGTGACCTTCGATAGTCCTGACCAGGGCGCAAAGGGCATCCCTACCGAACAGGTGTCGTTTAAAGACAATGTGCTTACCTGGGCCATACCGCAGGCCGGCATACGCTACAGCGGAAAATTTGAAAATAATGCAATTAAAGGAACTTTCACGCAGGGCGATGGCAGCCTTCCGCTTGATTTTACGCGGGAAGCCGTAAAGGTTGTAGTAAAGAAGAAACCACAGGAGCCTGTGGCGCCGTTTGCGTATAAGAGTGAAGATGTAACTTTTAAAAATGCAACAGCAAACGTAACACTGGCCGGTACACTCACAACACCCAACACAGCCGGCCCTCACCCTGCCGTAATATTACTTACCGGCAGCGGGGCGCAAAACCGCGATGAGGAGATATTGGGACATAAACCGTTTATGGTACTGGCAGACTACCTCACGCGAAACGGTTTTGCCGTACTTCGCTATGATGACAGGGGCATCGCGGAATCAACCGGTGATTTCGCCACAGCAACAACGACAGATTTTGCCACCGATGCGCAGGCTGCCTTTACTTACCTGAAATCAAGGAAAGAAATCAACATTAAGAAGATTGGCTTTGCAGGGCACAGCGAAGGCGGAAGCGTGGCAGCTATGGCTGCGGCGGCTAACCCTGAAGTAGCCTATATTGTATTAATTGCCGGAAGCATATTGCCGGGCGACCAGCAGATGCTTTTGCAGAACTACATACTCGGTAAAGCCAACGGTATGCCTGAGACGGAACTTACCAAGCTGGGCGCCATAAACCGCAAAGTGTATGATGTGATAAAGCAGGAGACCGACCTTGCCAAAATGAAAACAAAAATTGCAGCCGTAATGAACGCCGACCTGAAGCCGATATTGCTTAAACAGGGAATTACCGAGCCCGACATTGCGCAGTATATAGAAGTACAGTCGCGGGAGCTGGCATCTCCGTGGTACAGCGCCTTCATAAAAGGCAATCCCGGCGCTGCGCTTGAGAAAGTGATGTGCCCGGTATTGGCAATAAATGGCAGCAATGACCTGCAGGTTGAAGCTAAAGCAAACCTCGCAGCTGTAGAAAAAGCGGCCGCAAAAGCCGGCAATAAGAATGTAAAAGTTATGGAACTGCAGGGCCTTAACCATCTTATGCAGGAGAGCAAAACGGGAAAGCCTGCGGAATATGGCGACCTTGAGCAGACATTTTCGCCCGTAGCGCTTGAGGCTATAGGCAGCTGGCTAAAGACGGTAAGCAAACAATAG
- a CDS encoding 6-carboxytetrahydropterin synthase — protein MRVTVSRRAHFNAAHRLYRTDWSDERNQQVFGKCNNHNFHGHNYELVVGVTGEIDPETGYVMDIKDLKDIIEQEVEIPFDHKNLNLDVPDFASLNPTAENIAVVIWNRIRKRIAEDKDIEVVLYETPRNFVTYRGE, from the coding sequence GTGAGAGTAACTGTAAGCAGAAGGGCACATTTTAATGCGGCGCACAGGCTATACCGTACCGACTGGAGCGATGAACGTAATCAGCAGGTATTCGGCAAATGCAATAATCATAACTTTCACGGGCATAACTACGAACTTGTAGTAGGTGTAACCGGTGAGATTGATCCTGAAACGGGTTATGTAATGGATATTAAAGACCTGAAGGATATTATTGAGCAGGAGGTGGAAATACCTTTTGATCATAAAAACCTGAACCTTGATGTGCCTGATTTTGCCAGCCTGAACCCGACAGCGGAAAACATCGCTGTAGTGATATGGAACCGTATCCGTAAGAGGATTGCTGAGGATAAAGATATAGAAGTGGTGCTGTATGAAACACCGCGAAATTTTGTAACCTACCGAGGAGAATAA
- a CDS encoding type I phosphomannose isomerase catalytic subunit, translated as MELYPLIFEPILQDRIWGGTKLKTYLGKNKLPTETTGESWELSGVEGNVSILKNGIYAGKSLNDLLDKFPDEILGSKIYELFGKKFPLLFKFLDAREDLSIQVHPNDELAQKRHNSFGKTEMWYVMQADEGSRIIVGFKKKSSPEEYLEHLKNKNLIDILNEVPVKKGDVFFLETGTIHAIGGGIVIAEIQQTSDITYRIYDWDRVDAEGKSRQLHIEEALDAMNYDTTNTQKQYHTESNKSNVMVDCPYFTTNFLPLEGTKNVENERDCFTVYICTEGGFTVKSGGEESYSFKQGDTVLIPAALKNYTLEGNAVLLEIYIS; from the coding sequence ATGGAATTGTATCCGCTGATTTTTGAACCGATTTTGCAGGACCGCATATGGGGTGGTACTAAGCTAAAAACATATCTTGGCAAAAATAAACTCCCTACTGAAACAACCGGCGAAAGCTGGGAGCTTAGCGGTGTTGAAGGTAATGTTAGCATTCTTAAAAACGGAATTTATGCAGGTAAATCTTTGAATGATTTGCTTGATAAATTCCCGGATGAAATACTCGGATCAAAAATCTATGAGCTTTTCGGTAAAAAATTTCCGTTGCTTTTTAAATTTCTAGATGCGCGGGAAGACCTCAGCATACAGGTACACCCAAATGATGAGTTGGCACAGAAACGGCATAATTCTTTCGGAAAGACCGAAATGTGGTATGTAATGCAGGCCGATGAGGGTTCGCGTATTATTGTAGGTTTTAAAAAGAAATCGAGCCCCGAAGAGTATCTGGAACATCTTAAGAACAAAAATCTTATTGACATACTTAATGAGGTTCCCGTTAAGAAGGGCGATGTCTTCTTTTTGGAAACAGGTACCATACATGCTATTGGAGGAGGCATTGTCATTGCAGAGATACAACAGACCAGCGACATCACTTACCGCATTTATGATTGGGACAGGGTAGATGCCGAAGGAAAATCGCGCCAGCTACATATTGAAGAGGCGCTTGATGCCATGAACTATGACACTACCAATACACAAAAGCAATACCATACTGAAAGTAATAAGAGTAATGTTATGGTAGATTGCCCTTACTTTACTACCAACTTCCTCCCTCTTGAAGGTACTAAGAATGTAGAGAATGAAAGGGACTGCTTTACGGTTTACATTTGCACGGAAGGTGGCTTTACTGTGAAATCGGGCGGCGAAGAAAGTTACAGCTTTAAGCAGGGTGATACAGTATTAATACCCGCTGCGTTAAAGAATTATACACTTGAAGGGAATGCTGTTTTACTTGAAATCTACATTTCATAA
- a CDS encoding DUF4369 domain-containing protein gives MRNIIIIIAATLSFIACNKENDHGDANLHITGNIKGLGKGKLYIQRAADTSLVAIDTIVLNGSSEFESHLKIDGPEMLYLFLDRGQTNSIDNNLPFFAEPGNMTINTRNDEFFSAAKITGSENQKIYEDFLKIKSRFTAQNLDLVKKNLEATKAGDVARLDSVAKASETLLKRRYLYTVNFAHNNAKHEVGPYLALSEIADANVIYLDTIAKSMSPAVAKSKYGKMLTEVIKERKKCKASKC, from the coding sequence ATGAGAAATATCATTATCATAATTGCCGCTACCCTAAGCTTTATTGCGTGTAATAAAGAAAATGACCATGGCGATGCCAACCTGCACATTACCGGAAATATAAAAGGCCTTGGAAAAGGAAAATTGTATATACAACGTGCCGCAGACACATCGCTTGTCGCCATAGATACCATAGTGCTGAACGGCAGCAGCGAATTTGAAAGCCACCTGAAGATTGACGGTCCTGAAATGCTGTATCTTTTCCTTGACAGGGGGCAGACCAATTCTATCGACAATAACCTTCCGTTTTTTGCTGAACCGGGTAATATGACCATCAACACCCGCAATGATGAATTTTTCTCAGCAGCAAAAATAACCGGCAGTGAAAACCAAAAGATTTATGAAGACTTCCTGAAGATAAAGTCACGCTTTACAGCCCAAAATCTTGATTTGGTAAAAAAGAATCTTGAAGCTACCAAAGCAGGGGATGTTGCAAGGCTTGACAGTGTTGCCAAAGCTAGTGAAACGCTGTTGAAACGCCGATACCTTTATACTGTAAACTTTGCCCACAACAATGCAAAGCATGAAGTGGGGCCATACCTGGCGCTGTCTGAAATTGCCGATGCCAATGTAATTTACCTTGATACAATCGCAAAAAGTATGTCGCCTGCTGTGGCAAAGTCTAAATACGGCAAAATGCTGACGGAAGTGATTAAAGAGAGGAAAAAGTGCAAGGCGAGTAAATGCTGA
- a CDS encoding T9SS type A sorting domain-containing protein gives MRLSLGMPFSNTVNSAPAPLTSAATYGCLATRPNPAWFYLPVSTSGNLAFTINQTSVTGNPLDVDFIVWGPFNNSDVCGPANLNSSTQIACSYAPQAVENFTIPNTQVGQHYILMVTNYSNQAGTITILQTNQSQPGAGTLNCSGLRLHAFLDANANGTFDTDEAPFPAGSFTYEKNNNGTVHNIANMTGYHSVYDDNLSNTYDIGFSIPANMQPYVSATTTSYNDVAINTATNIVTHRFPVTVTQPFEDLAVYAIAPTQPLSGFTYKNHIVYVNRGVVPASGTVTFTKDPALTIATIFEAGAVSTPTGFTYDFTNLQPFDIQVITVVMNVPPIPGVALGQAINTSAAINGAVLDIDVTNNTSAIDEEVVGSYDPNDKMEAHGGRIKFDEFTANDYLYYTIRFQNTGTAPAINVRIEDILDSQLDASSFEMIRASHNFTVDRVGNQLTWRFNNIMLPFEAQNEPASHGYVYFRIKPTPGFAVNDVIPNAAGIYFDFNPVIWTNTFDTEFFMPLSTNQFDLSSFAMYPNPARQSVTITAPMGGQNLKQLRFIDITGKTLLVKDNVIATSATLDISRFGTGMYFMEITGDSGAKATKKLIIE, from the coding sequence TTGCGGCTCTCTCTAGGTATGCCGTTCAGCAATACTGTAAATTCAGCCCCTGCGCCGCTTACTTCTGCCGCAACATATGGCTGTCTTGCAACGCGGCCAAATCCCGCATGGTTTTATTTACCGGTTTCAACAAGTGGAAATCTGGCTTTCACTATAAACCAAACCAGTGTTACTGGTAATCCCTTAGATGTAGATTTTATAGTATGGGGGCCTTTTAACAATTCAGATGTATGCGGCCCTGCAAATCTTAACTCATCTACACAAATAGCCTGTAGCTACGCACCGCAAGCAGTTGAAAACTTTACTATCCCAAATACGCAAGTTGGACAGCATTATATATTGATGGTTACAAACTATTCAAACCAAGCTGGCACGATAACTATCCTGCAAACAAATCAGAGCCAGCCAGGCGCGGGCACTCTAAATTGCTCAGGCCTGCGCCTTCATGCTTTTCTCGATGCCAATGCTAATGGCACTTTTGATACCGACGAAGCGCCATTTCCTGCAGGAAGCTTTACTTACGAAAAAAATAATAACGGCACAGTACATAATATTGCAAACATGACAGGCTATCATAGCGTCTACGATGATAATTTATCGAATACATATGATATAGGCTTTTCTATACCTGCAAATATGCAACCTTATGTATCAGCTACAACAACATCATACAATGATGTTGCGATAAATACTGCTACTAATATTGTTACTCACCGTTTTCCGGTAACGGTAACACAGCCTTTTGAAGATCTTGCCGTTTATGCTATTGCACCAACACAGCCCTTATCCGGCTTTACCTATAAAAACCATATTGTGTACGTAAACAGGGGTGTTGTGCCTGCTAGCGGAACAGTAACTTTTACGAAAGACCCGGCACTAACGATTGCCACAATTTTTGAAGCAGGAGCAGTAAGCACACCTACAGGGTTTACCTATGATTTTACAAACCTACAGCCTTTTGATATACAAGTAATTACAGTCGTGATGAACGTACCGCCTATTCCCGGCGTTGCACTTGGCCAGGCAATTAATACATCGGCAGCAATAAACGGGGCAGTGTTAGATATTGACGTTACAAATAATACATCAGCTATTGATGAAGAAGTTGTCGGTTCATATGACCCTAATGATAAGATGGAGGCCCATGGCGGTCGTATCAAGTTTGATGAATTTACAGCTAATGATTACCTGTACTATACCATCAGGTTCCAGAATACAGGTACGGCTCCTGCGATAAATGTACGTATTGAGGATATTCTTGACAGCCAGCTGGATGCATCTTCATTTGAAATGATACGCGCAAGCCATAACTTTACGGTTGACAGGGTTGGAAACCAGCTTACCTGGAGGTTCAACAACATTATGCTGCCATTTGAAGCGCAAAATGAACCTGCAAGCCATGGATATGTATATTTCCGTATCAAGCCAACGCCAGGCTTTGCAGTAAATGATGTAATACCAAACGCTGCGGGCATTTATTTCGACTTTAATCCTGTTATCTGGACTAATACTTTTGATACTGAATTTTTCATGCCACTGTCAACAAATCAGTTTGATTTATCTAGCTTCGCGATGTATCCTAACCCGGCAAGGCAGTCGGTTACAATTACAGCGCCAATGGGAGGCCAAAACCTTAAGCAGCTGCGATTCATTGATATTACGGGCAAAACACTTTTGGTGAAAGACAATGTGATTGCCACGTCTGCTACGCTTGACATATCACGTTTTGGTACAGGTATGTATTTCATGGAAATTACTGGTGATAGCGGAGCGAAAGCCACTAAGAAACTTATAATTGAATAA